The Cloacibacterium sp. TD35 region CTTCGATTGCTGCTTTTTTATCTGCAGATAATTTTTCTCCAAATTCTTTTAATTGTTTTTCAGTTTGGAAAATCATTCCATCTGCTTTATTGATGGTTTCTACATCTTCTTTTCTCTTCGCATCTGCTGCTGCATTTTCTTCTGCTTCTTTTTTCATTCTTTCGATTTCTGCATCAGAAAGTCCAGAAGATGCTTGGATTTTGATAGATTGCTCTTTACCAGTTCCTTTATCTTTAGCAGAAACGTGTAGAATACCGTTTGCATCGATATCAAAAGTTACCTCAATTTGTGGAACTCCTCTTGGTGCAGGTGGAATATCTACTAAATCAAATCTACCAATTTCTTTGTTATCATTAAACATTGGTCTTTCCCCTTGTCCTACTCTGATGGTTACCGCAGGCTGATTATCGCTTGCAGTAGAGAAAACTTCAGACTTTTTAGTAGGAATGGTAGTATTCGCTTCAATTAATTTAGTGAAAACTGAACCCATAGTTTCGATACCTAAAGAAAGCGGAGTTACGTCTAATAAAAGAACGTCTTTTACATCACCTGTTAAAACTCCCCCTTGAATTGCAGCACCAATTGCTACTACTTCGTCTGGATTTACTCCTTTTGAAGGCGATTTTCCGAAGAATTTTTCTACTGCTTCTTGAATTGCAGGAATTCTGGTAGAACCACCTACTAAGATGATTTCATCAATATCAGAAGTGCTCATTCCAGCATTTCTAAGAGCCGTTTTACATGGTTCGATGGTTCTTTGGATTAAATCATGTGCTAGTTGCTCAAATTTAGCTCTGGTCAATGTTTTCACTAAGTGTTTAGGACCAGTTGCAGTAGCAGTGATATATGGTAAATTGATTTCAGTTTGAGTAGAAGAAGACAATTCAATTTTTGCTTTTTCAGCAGCTTCTTTTAAACGTTGAAGTGCAATTGCATCAGATTTTAAATCTACCCCTTCTTCAGATTTGAATTCATCTGCCATCCAGTCGATGATTACGTTATCAAAGTCGTCACCACCAAGGTGTGTATCACCATCAGTTGCTTTTACTTCGAAAGATGCGTTACCATCTACTTCGTACATTTCTAGTACAGAAACGTCATGGGTACCACCACCACAGTCGAAAACCACTACATTTAGGTCTTTCTTGCCTACTTTATCTAAACCGTAAGCTAAAGCTGCAGCAGTAGGTTCGTTGATGATTCTTTCTACTTTAAGACCTGCAATTTCACCAGCTTCTTTAGTCGCTTGTCTCTGTGCATCGTTAAAGTAAGCAGGAACCGTAATTACCGCTCTGGTTACTTCTTGCCCTAAGAAATCTTCAGCTGTTTTCTTCATTTTCTGAAGAATCATTGCAGAAATTTCTTGTGCTGTATATTCTCTATCGTCTACTTTTACTTTTATGGTATCATTAGGACCTGCTACAACAGGATATGGAACTCTAGAAATTTCTTCTTTATCTTTAGAAAACTGTGTTCCGATAAATCTCTTGATAGAATAAACGGTTTTAGTAGGATTAGTTACTGCTTGTCTTTTTGCAGGATCACCCACTTTTCTTTCTCCATCTTCTGTAAATGCTACAATAGATGGTGTGGTTCTTTTACCTTCTGCATTTGGGATAACTACAGGATCTTTACCTTCCATTACCGCAACGCAAGAGTTGGTCGTACCTAAATCAATTCCGATAATTTTGCTCATAATATTTATATTTTATTTTTTACTTAACTAATTTGACTTGGATTTCTCCAATTTTATACCATTGAGAAAATTGTGACAAATTGACATTTTCTTAAAAACTGTCATCTTTTAAATTCTCAATTTCACTTCTCTATTCCCGTGTTTATCATTATATTTGGATAAAACTTTTTACAGATATGCCACAATTCAATCCTAGAGACATTACCTGGTTAGGTTTTAATGCAAGAGTTTTGCAAGAAGCGATGGACGAAACCGTTCCATTACACCTGAGAATTAGATTTTTAGGGATTTTTTCTAATAATCTAGATGAGTTTTTCCGAGTGCGAGTTGCGGGACTAAAACGAGCCCTAGAACTGAAAGAAAAACTTGCAGTAGAGACGTTTTTTGACAAGCCTCAAAGAATTTTGGACAAAATCAATAAAATTGTCATCAAACAACA contains the following coding sequences:
- the dnaK gene encoding molecular chaperone DnaK translates to MSKIIGIDLGTTNSCVAVMEGKDPVVIPNAEGKRTTPSIVAFTEDGERKVGDPAKRQAVTNPTKTVYSIKRFIGTQFSKDKEEISRVPYPVVAGPNDTIKVKVDDREYTAQEISAMILQKMKKTAEDFLGQEVTRAVITVPAYFNDAQRQATKEAGEIAGLKVERIINEPTAAALAYGLDKVGKKDLNVVVFDCGGGTHDVSVLEMYEVDGNASFEVKATDGDTHLGGDDFDNVIIDWMADEFKSEEGVDLKSDAIALQRLKEAAEKAKIELSSSTQTEINLPYITATATGPKHLVKTLTRAKFEQLAHDLIQRTIEPCKTALRNAGMSTSDIDEIILVGGSTRIPAIQEAVEKFFGKSPSKGVNPDEVVAIGAAIQGGVLTGDVKDVLLLDVTPLSLGIETMGSVFTKLIEANTTIPTKKSEVFSTASDNQPAVTIRVGQGERPMFNDNKEIGRFDLVDIPPAPRGVPQIEVTFDIDANGILHVSAKDKGTGKEQSIKIQASSGLSDAEIERMKKEAEENAAADAKRKEDVETINKADGMIFQTEKQLKEFGEKLSADKKAAIEAAHAELKTAYETKDADAIKPKLEALDAAWMAASEELYKATQEAQPQQESAGANVQDADFEEVK